A genomic region of Deinococcus sp. KSM4-11 contains the following coding sequences:
- a CDS encoding amidase family protein — protein sequence MTSHPNDDRVLALDATALTDAIRRGDVSAAEATDVYLRRIEALNPRLHAVITVNPRARDDAAELDRRPVGERGVLHGVPVLIKDNIDVAGLPTTAGSVLMTGHVPTVDAPVAARLRAAGAVILGKANMTEWANFMTLGMPNGYSSHGGQTVNPWGAELDTGGSSSGSGVAVAAQLCAAAIGTETSGSVVSPAHQNGVVGLKPSLGLVPRTGIVPISHSQDTAGPITRSVRDAALLLNVIRGPDERDAVTLDPPPETVLPATLAGAVVGVIRDEAHVTPAEEASLERVIAALHRAGATLRDVTFPTRDDLKSAGWMLDVLVYEFQGDLNAYLGGVTTGPRSMAEAIEGNDAQHERALRYGQILLHAARGTRGDASEARYHAARARDLDLSRTRGFDSLFAGGLDAVVFPGIHGFALAAKAGYPSLALPTPPDDGKPTGVLLVGPAGADQGLLTLAAELSAALGGVILPDVG from the coding sequence GTGACCTCCCACCCCAATGACGACCGTGTCCTCGCCCTGGACGCGACCGCCCTGACGGACGCCATCCGTCGGGGCGACGTGAGTGCCGCCGAGGCGACCGACGTGTACCTGCGGCGGATCGAGGCCCTGAACCCCCGGCTTCACGCCGTGATCACGGTCAATCCGCGCGCGCGAGACGATGCGGCGGAGCTCGACCGGCGCCCCGTGGGCGAACGCGGCGTGCTGCACGGCGTTCCTGTGCTGATCAAGGACAATATCGACGTAGCGGGTCTTCCCACGACGGCCGGGAGCGTCTTGATGACCGGGCATGTGCCCACAGTGGACGCCCCGGTCGCGGCCCGGCTGCGCGCCGCCGGCGCGGTGATCCTCGGCAAGGCAAACATGACCGAATGGGCCAATTTCATGACCCTGGGGATGCCCAACGGGTACTCCTCGCACGGCGGGCAGACCGTGAACCCCTGGGGTGCTGAGTTGGACACCGGCGGCTCGTCGTCCGGGAGTGGCGTGGCCGTCGCCGCGCAGCTCTGCGCCGCCGCCATCGGCACCGAGACGAGCGGGAGCGTCGTCAGTCCGGCGCACCAGAACGGCGTCGTGGGCCTGAAGCCGAGCCTGGGGCTGGTGCCCCGCACCGGCATCGTGCCCATCAGCCACAGTCAAGACACGGCAGGGCCGATCACGCGTTCCGTCCGGGACGCTGCGCTGCTCCTGAACGTCATCCGTGGCCCGGACGAGCGGGATGCCGTGACCCTCGACCCGCCCCCTGAAACAGTTCTGCCCGCCACCCTGGCCGGAGCGGTGGTTGGCGTGATCCGCGATGAAGCGCACGTCACGCCCGCCGAGGAAGCCTCGCTGGAGCGTGTGATCGCAGCCCTGCACCGCGCTGGCGCGACGCTACGGGATGTCACCTTCCCCACGCGGGATGACCTGAAGTCGGCCGGCTGGATGCTGGACGTCCTCGTCTACGAATTCCAGGGCGACCTGAACGCCTACCTGGGCGGCGTCACGACCGGCCCCCGTTCCATGGCCGAGGCCATCGAAGGCAACGATGCTCAGCATGAACGCGCCCTGCGCTACGGCCAGATCCTGCTGCACGCAGCCCGTGGCACGCGCGGAGACGCCAGCGAAGCGCGCTACCACGCCGCGCGCGCCCGCGATCTCGACCTCAGTCGAACCAGAGGCTTCGACAGCCTGTTCGCCGGTGGGTTGGACGCCGTAGTGTTTCCCGGCATTCACGGCTTTGCCCTGGCCGCCAAGGCCGGTTACCCCAGCCTCGCGCTCCCCACGCCCCCGGACGACGGCAAGCCCACCGGAGTGCTGCTGGTCGGGCCAGCGGGGGCGGATCAGGGCCTCCTGACGCTGGCGGCCGAGCTGAGCGCCGCCCTGGGCGGGGTCATTCTTCCCGACGTGGGCTGA
- a CDS encoding site-specific integrase — MTHHTRTPSKPRAPGQGTIRQLPSGNMRWEVMIEGRRFSGVTKTKKEAQNAITLKTADALRGGVVDPSTETLGDYLSRWLTSRASTRAIRTTAIQRRHLNKIIAPILGSKRLQKLTPSDLRRLYDHLNDEGLGASSQRQVHQFLVSSLGDAHRLELVTRNVAQLVRPTPARGREARELPAFTAEEAAKFVEVARQDPAGRWFIFALSTGMRRGEVCGLCWEDVSLSDATAQVTEVIAKSEGETYITTPKTQGSRRTVHLSPSAVQLLREQQAYLEVCRQALGGPVAGHPKGYTRKRPWAASGRVFPNSFGATMDPNNLRRTMQSLCERAGVRYVTIHGLRHTYASLSLMRGVPIEVVSKQLGHASVGFTMNQYRWVYKSERVAWALGIDDLTRAG; from the coding sequence ATGACCCACCACACGCGAACTCCCTCAAAGCCCCGCGCTCCCGGCCAGGGCACCATCCGCCAGCTGCCCAGCGGAAACATGCGCTGGGAGGTCATGATCGAAGGCCGGCGCTTCAGCGGCGTCACCAAGACCAAAAAGGAAGCCCAGAACGCCATCACCCTCAAAACCGCCGACGCCCTCCGCGGCGGCGTCGTCGACCCCAGCACTGAGACCCTCGGCGACTACCTCTCCCGTTGGCTCACCAGCCGCGCCAGCACCCGCGCCATCCGCACCACGGCCATCCAGCGCCGACACCTCAACAAGATCATCGCCCCCATCCTGGGCAGCAAGCGGCTCCAGAAGCTCACACCCAGCGACCTGCGCCGCCTGTACGACCACCTGAACGACGAGGGCCTGGGCGCCAGCAGCCAGCGCCAGGTGCACCAGTTCCTGGTCTCCTCCCTCGGCGATGCGCACCGCCTGGAACTCGTGACCCGCAACGTGGCCCAGCTCGTCCGGCCCACGCCTGCCCGTGGCCGGGAGGCCAGGGAACTCCCCGCCTTCACGGCCGAGGAAGCCGCGAAGTTCGTCGAGGTGGCCCGGCAGGATCCAGCGGGCCGGTGGTTCATCTTCGCCCTGAGCACGGGCATGCGGCGCGGCGAGGTCTGCGGCCTGTGCTGGGAGGACGTCAGCCTCTCCGATGCCACCGCCCAGGTCACCGAGGTGATCGCCAAGAGCGAGGGTGAGACCTACATCACCACCCCGAAGACCCAGGGCAGCCGACGCACCGTGCACCTCTCCCCCAGTGCCGTACAGCTCCTCCGGGAACAGCAGGCGTACCTGGAGGTGTGCCGTCAGGCCCTGGGTGGCCCGGTCGCCGGCCACCCGAAGGGCTACACCCGGAAGCGCCCCTGGGCCGCCAGCGGGCGGGTATTCCCGAACTCGTTTGGGGCGACGATGGATCCGAACAATCTCCGCCGCACCATGCAGTCCCTGTGTGAGCGTGCTGGCGTGCGGTACGTGACCATCCACGGGCTGAGGCACACGTACGCCTCGCTGAGCCTGATGCGGGGCGTGCCGATCGAGGTGGTGAGCAAGCAGCTGGGGCATGCGAGCGTGGGCTTCACCATGAACCAGTACCGGTGGGTGTACAAGAGCGAACGGGTGGCCTGGGCGCTCGGAATTGATGATCTGACGCGGGCTGGGTGA